One genomic region from Salipiger sp. CCB-MM3 encodes:
- a CDS encoding hydantoinase B/oxoprolinase family protein, whose amino-acid sequence MPKDFPDTGFDPVELAIMGNRLDAIVREMTSTVILTANSSVIGMARDFSCSILSSNHDIIGVAEALPVHAFGSNLQGQAMENFHPGFKEGDAFLNNDPYNGNTHAADHTILVPVFFEGEHLFTSVVKCHQADCGNSVPTTYFAAATDVYNEGALVFPMVQIQKDFTDNEDIIRMCKARIRVPDQWYGDLQSALAAARTGERSLKKFAEKFGAERVKAFVKAWLDYSERRAAAAIAKLPPATLERRGKLDELGEFLPDGVEIFVKITIDPAEQRAIVDLRDNLDCVNAGVNLCQATATGMAITGIVNCLEHDLPLNSGTFRRIEVLLRENCVVGIPKFPHSASTSTTLLADVICNTAQSSISELGDGYGLSESNMFLGVSTGVISGKDERVGDEDYVNQLFLMGGGGPASATADGIDTFTVIAGAGLCYRDSVEISEQRLPLIVKSMKLVPGTAGAGRQRGGVATRTEFGPRGNEMVVMQVTNGVSTGPRGVQKGHDAYPGANIKVHADGTEEVLPGYLHTVLQPGETIVGFDSGGGGYGDPASRDPQAVLYDVAEGYETVERARDIYRVAVLLDAEGFASGIDEAETARLRS is encoded by the coding sequence ATGCCTAAGGACTTCCCGGACACCGGCTTCGATCCGGTCGAACTCGCGATCATGGGCAACCGTCTCGACGCAATCGTGCGCGAGATGACCTCGACCGTGATCCTTACCGCAAACTCCTCGGTGATCGGCATGGCGCGGGACTTCTCCTGTTCCATCCTCTCGTCCAATCACGACATCATCGGCGTCGCCGAGGCCCTGCCAGTGCATGCTTTTGGCTCGAACCTGCAGGGGCAGGCGATGGAGAACTTTCATCCCGGCTTCAAGGAAGGCGACGCCTTCCTCAACAACGACCCCTACAATGGCAACACCCACGCCGCGGACCATACGATCCTCGTGCCGGTGTTTTTCGAGGGCGAGCACCTGTTCACCTCGGTGGTCAAGTGCCATCAGGCGGACTGCGGTAACTCGGTGCCGACCACCTATTTCGCCGCGGCGACCGACGTCTATAATGAAGGGGCGCTGGTCTTCCCGATGGTGCAGATCCAGAAGGATTTCACCGATAACGAAGACATCATTCGGATGTGCAAGGCGCGCATCCGGGTGCCGGACCAGTGGTATGGCGATCTGCAGTCGGCACTGGCCGCGGCCCGCACCGGTGAGCGCTCGCTGAAAAAGTTCGCCGAAAAGTTCGGCGCGGAGCGGGTCAAGGCCTTCGTGAAGGCCTGGCTCGACTATTCCGAACGCCGCGCAGCAGCGGCGATCGCCAAGCTGCCGCCCGCGACACTCGAGCGCCGCGGCAAGCTGGACGAACTGGGAGAGTTTCTGCCCGACGGTGTGGAAATTTTTGTCAAGATCACCATCGACCCAGCCGAGCAGCGCGCCATCGTCGATCTGCGCGACAACTTGGATTGCGTGAACGCCGGGGTAAATCTCTGTCAGGCCACGGCCACAGGCATGGCGATCACCGGCATCGTCAACTGCCTCGAGCATGATTTGCCGCTGAATTCCGGAACGTTCCGCCGTATCGAGGTGCTGCTGCGCGAGAACTGCGTGGTTGGCATCCCGAAGTTTCCGCACTCGGCATCTACCTCGACGACGCTCCTGGCTGACGTGATCTGCAATACGGCGCAAAGCTCGATCTCCGAGCTGGGCGATGGATACGGCCTGTCGGAATCGAACATGTTTCTGGGCGTCTCGACCGGGGTGATCTCGGGCAAGGATGAGCGCGTGGGCGACGAGGATTACGTCAACCAGCTGTTCCTCATGGGCGGCGGCGGTCCGGCCTCGGCAACGGCGGATGGAATCGATACCTTCACCGTGATTGCCGGGGCTGGCCTGTGCTATCGCGACAGCGTCGAGATCTCGGAGCAGCGGCTGCCGCTCATCGTGAAGTCGATGAAGCTGGTGCCCGGCACCGCCGGTGCAGGCCGCCAGCGCGGCGGCGTCGCGACCCGGACCGAATTCGGCCCGCGCGGCAACGAGATGGTGGTGATGCAGGTGACCAACGGTGTTTCGACCGGACCGCGCGGCGTCCAGAAAGGGCATGACGCCTACCCGGGTGCCAACATCAAGGTCCACGCCGACGGTACCGAAGAAGTGCTGCCGGGCTATCTTCACACTGTGCTCCAGCCGGGCGAAACCATCGTCGGCTTCGACAGCGGCGGTGGCGGCTACGGCGATCCTGCGAGCCGTGATCCGCAGGCAGTGCTCTACGATGTGGCCGAGGGCTACGAGACCGTCGAGCGGGCGCGCGACATCTACCGCGTGGCTGTGCTCCTAGATGCGGAGGGCTTCGCCAGTGGCATCGACGAAGCGGAAACCGCGCGCCTGCGCAGCTGA
- a CDS encoding D-2-hydroxyacid dehydrogenase family protein translates to MKLAIIDDYQSVALEMADWSTVKERCEITVFSDHLSEPEALAQRLQDFDIICVMRERTQFDRALLSQLPKLKMIASNSAANAAIDISACEEMGIHVSHTEFLLYGTTELTWGLILSAIRRLPQEINNFRAGRWQQHVGQDIHGRTLGIVGLGNFGRAVAKVGQAFGMDVVAWSQNLDPAFAAKLGVRAVSKEELFSGSDVISIHMKLSARSHHMVGAAELALMKPSAWLVNASRGPLVDEAALIAALKAEQIAGAALDTYDQEPLPVDHPFRVLESVIATPHIGFVTEDTYRLFYGQMVTRIGEWLERSQ, encoded by the coding sequence ATGAAACTTGCGATAATCGACGACTACCAGTCGGTCGCGCTGGAGATGGCCGATTGGTCCACAGTGAAGGAACGCTGCGAGATCACAGTCTTTAGCGACCACCTCTCTGAGCCGGAGGCGCTCGCCCAGCGGCTGCAGGACTTCGATATCATCTGCGTCATGCGTGAGCGAACCCAATTCGACCGCGCGCTGCTGAGCCAGCTACCCAAGCTCAAAATGATCGCTTCGAACTCGGCGGCGAATGCCGCTATCGACATCTCCGCCTGCGAGGAAATGGGCATCCATGTCAGCCACACCGAGTTCCTGCTCTACGGCACGACCGAGCTGACCTGGGGGCTGATCCTCTCGGCGATCCGGCGCCTGCCGCAGGAAATTAACAATTTCCGGGCGGGCCGCTGGCAACAGCACGTTGGGCAGGACATCCATGGGCGGACGCTCGGAATCGTCGGTCTCGGCAATTTCGGACGCGCGGTTGCCAAGGTTGGACAGGCCTTTGGCATGGACGTCGTGGCCTGGAGCCAGAATCTCGATCCGGCTTTTGCGGCGAAACTTGGTGTGCGCGCAGTCAGCAAAGAAGAGCTTTTCTCGGGCTCCGATGTGATCAGCATCCACATGAAGCTCAGCGCACGCTCGCACCACATGGTCGGCGCGGCGGAACTGGCACTCATGAAACCATCAGCCTGGCTAGTTAACGCCTCACGCGGGCCCTTGGTGGATGAGGCAGCCCTAATCGCGGCGCTCAAAGCAGAGCAGATCGCCGGCGCGGCGCTCGACACTTACGACCAGGAACCGCTGCCCGTCGATCACCCATTCCGGGTTCTTGAGAGCGTTATCGCGACGCCGCATATCGGCTTCGTGACTGAGGACACATACAGACTATTCTATGGCCAGATGGTCACACGCATTGGCGAGTGGCTGGAACGCTCACAATAA
- a CDS encoding helix-turn-helix domain-containing protein, translated as MTLIFQTDDFEGADRLAYWQNMISQHHVSVVSPGGAAQDFSGRMKIDDWGGLQFSDTTFSPISYSHGVEEIRQSERDDFLCVLSLEGGGRFCNNDSSFAFSAGDMVVYDTDQIYAIEFPEKARTISLRIPRPLIISRLSGADRQFALHIDGAQPMAQLAAGLMKNVCALDELPGSQRCRDAEAPILDLLCLAARDLRGEEQRPTPGQHMLLKRIKAELMERLEDSTISVTSIAQENRISPRTLNRLFASEGTTVMRWIWSQRLAASYRAMSEGSVRQVTEAAFRFGFKDSSHFARAFRKEFNIPPSKLIGS; from the coding sequence ATGACACTCATCTTCCAGACCGACGATTTCGAGGGGGCCGACCGGCTCGCATACTGGCAAAACATGATAAGCCAGCACCATGTTTCCGTGGTCTCGCCCGGCGGTGCCGCGCAAGATTTCAGCGGGCGCATGAAGATCGACGACTGGGGTGGGTTACAGTTCTCGGATACCACGTTCAGCCCGATTTCCTACAGCCACGGGGTCGAGGAAATACGTCAGTCCGAGCGCGACGACTTTCTCTGCGTGCTGAGCCTCGAGGGGGGCGGGCGGTTCTGCAACAACGACAGTTCATTCGCCTTCAGCGCCGGCGACATGGTTGTCTACGACACCGACCAAATCTATGCGATCGAATTCCCCGAGAAGGCGCGGACGATTTCGCTTCGCATCCCACGCCCCCTGATCATCAGTCGCCTATCCGGTGCCGACCGCCAGTTCGCCCTGCATATCGACGGCGCGCAACCTATGGCGCAGCTAGCTGCCGGTCTCATGAAAAACGTCTGCGCGCTCGACGAGCTGCCCGGCAGCCAGCGCTGCCGCGATGCCGAGGCACCCATTCTCGACCTGCTGTGCCTTGCCGCCAGGGACCTGCGCGGCGAAGAGCAGCGCCCCACTCCCGGCCAGCATATGCTGCTTAAGCGGATCAAGGCCGAGCTGATGGAGCGTCTTGAAGACAGCACGATTTCGGTGACCTCGATCGCCCAGGAGAACCGGATCTCGCCGCGCACGCTCAATCGTCTCTTCGCGTCCGAAGGGACGACGGTGATGCGCTGGATCTGGTCGCAGCGTCTGGCGGCAAGCTATCGCGCCATGTCCGAGGGTTCGGTGCGGCAGGTGACCGAGGCGGCATTCCGCTTCGGCTTCAAGGACTCGTCGCATTTTGCGAGGGCCTTCCGCAAGGAATTCAACATCCCGCCAAGCAAGCTGATCGGTTCCTGA
- a CDS encoding ATP-binding cassette domain-containing protein: protein MTANAQPVAAAEPVAPPALILDAITKSFGPVKALKGIDLKAWPGEVHAIVGENGAGKSTLINCAAGVLTPDTGTVSIKGETARSQAAQVREMGLSVAFQHPALAPDLTVLENLQLARQDLTPSEAQELLDRVSTKALAMDLSTRAADLSLAQGHVLEIARALASRPAVFIFDEPTEPFQDPEVRHLFHLIAELKAQGTAIIYISHRLHEVMAIADRVSVLRDGDLIETRPAADFTPDEIVNLIVGRPLGQVFPPKGKIGTGPKLLTVAALSGKGFRDVSLAVRPGEIIGLAGVEGQGQRDFLRALAGINPKTSGDIRVDMDEPKPGVANFRRAGVAFVPDDRHAEGLVLSLTIRENEGLGQLAAISDHGLLSARREKELAEQIHADLRVKAPTVESTVGQLSGGNQQKVLIGREIAMKPRVLLVDEPTKGVDVGSRSDIYNKLREMADSGCAVIVSSADGVEIEGLCDRVLVFSRGSVVTELTGADVNDAKITEANLKATGIRDGSDADAGGRKRSAFWSSDQMPAAILVLLSVLVMGVTQAINPWFLSAFSLQSIATLTSILALAAFAQLFVILKGGIDLAVGPLIGFAVVLSSFLLGEEPPVGYVGGALVVLAICTAVGLLHGVLVERLKLPAIVVTLATYTGLQGLSLILRPSPDGLLSDGYMETVQMLVGPVPLVFVFVIALTLGAEFGLFRRPVGRALRAVGSRPKAAEMIGLQRGKIVVLAFVGSGLFAGVAGLLLAAQVGIGSPTTGVSYTLMSVTAVVLGGAQITGGRGSFLATLAGALFIQSIIAALPFLNLGSVWQYVLIGGATFIAAGLFSQMRKPAKPAH from the coding sequence ATGACCGCAAACGCACAACCCGTCGCCGCAGCAGAGCCCGTTGCGCCGCCCGCCCTGATCCTCGACGCAATTACCAAGTCCTTCGGCCCGGTGAAGGCGCTCAAGGGTATCGACCTCAAGGCATGGCCGGGAGAGGTTCACGCCATCGTCGGCGAGAACGGTGCGGGCAAGTCCACGCTGATCAACTGTGCCGCAGGCGTGCTCACTCCCGACACCGGCACCGTGTCGATCAAGGGCGAGACCGCCCGGTCGCAGGCCGCGCAGGTGCGCGAGATGGGCCTGTCGGTGGCCTTCCAGCACCCGGCGCTGGCTCCCGATTTGACGGTGCTCGAGAACTTGCAGCTGGCACGACAGGACCTGACGCCTTCCGAGGCACAGGAGCTGCTCGACCGGGTCTCCACCAAGGCGTTGGCGATGGACCTCTCTACTCGCGCCGCCGACCTCTCGTTGGCGCAGGGCCACGTTCTGGAGATCGCCCGCGCGCTTGCGAGCCGCCCCGCCGTCTTCATCTTCGACGAACCCACCGAGCCTTTCCAGGACCCTGAGGTGCGGCACCTGTTCCATCTCATTGCCGAGCTGAAGGCGCAGGGCACCGCGATCATCTACATCTCGCACCGCCTGCACGAAGTCATGGCTATCGCCGACCGCGTGTCGGTGCTGCGTGACGGCGACCTGATTGAGACCCGGCCCGCCGCCGACTTCACCCCCGACGAGATCGTCAACCTGATCGTCGGGCGCCCCCTCGGGCAGGTCTTCCCGCCCAAAGGCAAGATCGGCACCGGCCCCAAGCTGCTCACCGTGGCAGCTCTGTCGGGCAAGGGCTTCCGCGACGTGTCACTGGCGGTACGTCCGGGCGAGATCATCGGTCTGGCCGGTGTCGAAGGACAAGGCCAGCGCGACTTCCTGCGCGCCCTCGCTGGGATCAATCCGAAAACCTCCGGCGACATCCGCGTCGATATGGACGAGCCGAAACCCGGTGTCGCCAACTTCCGCCGCGCCGGCGTGGCCTTCGTGCCCGACGACCGTCACGCCGAAGGGCTTGTCCTCTCGCTCACCATCCGCGAGAACGAGGGGCTCGGCCAGCTCGCCGCGATCTCGGACCACGGCCTGCTATCCGCCCGCCGCGAAAAGGAGCTTGCCGAGCAGATCCATGCCGATCTGCGGGTCAAGGCTCCGACCGTAGAGTCGACGGTCGGCCAGCTTTCGGGCGGCAACCAGCAGAAGGTTCTCATCGGCCGTGAGATCGCGATGAAACCGCGCGTACTGCTCGTCGACGAGCCGACCAAAGGGGTCGACGTGGGCTCGCGCTCGGACATCTACAACAAGCTACGCGAAATGGCCGATTCCGGCTGTGCGGTGATCGTCTCCTCGGCGGACGGCGTAGAGATCGAGGGCCTGTGCGACCGCGTTTTGGTATTCTCGCGCGGCTCAGTGGTGACCGAGCTGACCGGCGCGGATGTCAATGATGCCAAGATCACCGAGGCCAATCTTAAGGCTACCGGTATTCGCGATGGCTCGGACGCCGATGCAGGAGGCAGAAAACGCTCCGCCTTCTGGAGCTCCGACCAGATGCCCGCGGCGATCCTCGTGCTGCTGTCCGTTCTGGTGATGGGTGTCACGCAGGCTATCAACCCGTGGTTCCTCTCGGCATTCAGTCTGCAGAGCATTGCTACGCTGACCAGCATCCTTGCGCTGGCAGCCTTCGCCCAGCTCTTCGTGATCCTCAAGGGCGGCATCGACCTTGCCGTGGGGCCGCTCATCGGCTTTGCCGTCGTCCTGTCCTCGTTCTTGCTGGGGGAAGAACCGCCGGTCGGCTATGTCGGCGGCGCGCTCGTCGTCCTTGCCATATGTACGGCAGTTGGCCTGTTGCACGGTGTTCTCGTAGAGCGCCTCAAGCTGCCGGCCATCGTGGTGACGCTTGCGACCTATACTGGCCTGCAGGGGCTGTCGCTCATTCTGCGGCCCTCACCCGATGGGCTTCTCTCCGATGGCTACATGGAGACGGTTCAGATGCTGGTCGGCCCGGTGCCACTGGTCTTCGTGTTCGTCATCGCCCTAACCCTGGGCGCCGAATTCGGCCTCTTCCGGCGCCCGGTCGGCCGCGCCCTGCGCGCCGTCGGCTCGCGCCCCAAGGCTGCCGAGATGATTGGCCTGCAGCGCGGCAAGATCGTTGTTCTCGCCTTCGTCGGGAGTGGTCTTTTTGCGGGCGTCGCCGGGCTGCTTCTGGCAGCGCAGGTCGGGATCGGCTCTCCCACAACGGGCGTCAGCTACACCCTCATGAGCGTGACCGCCGTGGTGCTGGGCGGCGCACAGATCACGGGCGGGCGCGGCTCGTTCCTCGCCACACTGGCCGGGGCCTTGTTCATCCAATCGATCATTGCCGCCCTGCCCTTCCTGAACCTCGGATCGGTCTGGCAATATGTGTTGATCGGTGGCGCGACCTTCATCGCGGCAGGACTCTTCAGCCAGATGCGCAAGCCGGCCAAACCCGCGCACTGA
- a CDS encoding ABC transporter permease has product MGNLFKRNEFRALAALILLLVIGGVIAPSTIRPASISGLLPFAGILAVASIGQHLVIQQRGMDISVAGVFSLAAVVVTAFQSGGGGTLEAMGLVGLALLTGAGVGLANGLTVTRLGVPPLVVTIAMNSIVFGLVLALSGGRASTVAKPIADLAASRVVGIPVPFLVALVLVALVALVISRTALGRRFSVSGLSPNVGLALGFRVELFQVGAYIGAGILFAAAGVLFAGLSNVPTLFAGNDYMLATVAAYVVGGNSLTGERGSVLATGIGAFFLTYLGQLVISLGFDTAVQYLIQAAIVLLGVSLPSIANRLKTA; this is encoded by the coding sequence ATGGGCAACCTCTTCAAACGCAACGAGTTCAGGGCGCTGGCCGCCCTGATCCTCCTGTTGGTCATCGGCGGGGTGATCGCCCCGTCCACGATCCGCCCCGCTTCCATCTCCGGGCTCCTGCCTTTTGCGGGGATCCTCGCGGTGGCCTCCATCGGTCAGCACCTCGTCATTCAGCAACGAGGCATGGACATCTCGGTGGCGGGGGTCTTCTCCCTTGCCGCCGTCGTCGTCACCGCTTTCCAATCCGGAGGGGGCGGCACGCTGGAGGCCATGGGTCTCGTCGGCCTCGCCCTGCTGACCGGCGCCGGCGTCGGGCTCGCCAACGGGCTGACCGTTACGCGTCTCGGCGTGCCTCCTCTGGTTGTCACCATCGCCATGAACTCCATCGTTTTCGGCCTGGTCCTGGCTCTGTCCGGCGGCCGTGCCTCGACGGTCGCGAAACCGATCGCCGACCTCGCTGCTTCGCGCGTCGTCGGTATCCCGGTGCCTTTCCTTGTCGCGCTCGTACTGGTTGCCCTGGTAGCCTTGGTAATCTCGCGCACCGCGCTTGGCCGCCGCTTCTCGGTGTCCGGGCTCAGCCCGAACGTCGGGCTGGCCCTCGGCTTCCGTGTCGAGCTTTTCCAAGTCGGCGCTTACATCGGGGCCGGCATTCTCTTCGCCGCCGCGGGCGTGCTCTTCGCAGGCCTGTCGAACGTTCCGACGCTTTTCGCTGGCAACGACTACATGCTGGCCACCGTCGCCGCCTATGTAGTGGGAGGCAACTCCCTCACAGGTGAGCGCGGCTCGGTGCTGGCGACCGGGATCGGCGCTTTCTTCCTGACCTATCTGGGACAGTTAGTGATCAGCCTCGGGTTCGACACCGCCGTGCAGTACCTCATTCAGGCAGCCATCGTCCTTCTCGGCGTAAGCCTTCCGTCCATCGCGAACCGTCTCAAGACCGCGTGA
- a CDS encoding substrate-binding domain-containing protein gives MSFRKFATAGLLGLLTSGAAHAAADQHPKKVGGIEEFRPITDFCGDKPMRVAYSTGSSTDPWRLISRAEFELEAAKCDNIKEARYVDAQGSVEQQISDITGLAAQGFDVIVVRPDGGEALLRAMSQAMKRGAKVVPFYGGTSWPGTPGKDYVGMVTADQNIEGKMAAEWIVEQLGGEGNVVMLGGAPGAVSTRNTYNGAMEVFAKHPGIKMLEDGPVTTNWDRAEYQKVMTSLLAKHDKIDAVMSDYGIGSMGAIRAYEIAGEKLPLWTTRDGNELACYWQENHDANPDFELFTTSAGTWLTRLALRKGVAAANDVENDEPTIIIDPVIDNTASEDAKFNPVCDPELPMGAHVSTFTMTKDEMRAIFE, from the coding sequence ATGTCTTTCCGCAAATTCGCCACCGCCGGCCTGCTCGGCCTGCTCACCTCGGGCGCGGCGCATGCCGCTGCCGACCAGCACCCGAAGAAGGTCGGCGGCATCGAGGAATTCCGCCCGATCACCGACTTCTGCGGCGACAAGCCGATGCGTGTCGCCTACTCCACCGGTTCCTCCACGGACCCTTGGCGCCTGATCTCGCGTGCCGAGTTCGAACTTGAAGCCGCCAAGTGCGACAACATCAAGGAAGCTCGCTACGTTGATGCGCAGGGCAGCGTGGAGCAACAGATCTCGGACATCACCGGCCTCGCGGCGCAAGGCTTCGACGTGATCGTCGTGCGTCCCGACGGCGGTGAAGCGCTGCTGCGTGCGATGTCGCAGGCAATGAAGCGCGGCGCAAAGGTCGTGCCCTTCTACGGCGGGACCTCCTGGCCTGGCACTCCCGGCAAGGATTACGTCGGCATGGTCACGGCTGACCAGAACATCGAAGGCAAAATGGCGGCGGAATGGATCGTCGAGCAACTTGGCGGCGAAGGTAACGTTGTGATGCTCGGCGGCGCGCCTGGCGCGGTCTCGACCCGCAACACCTACAATGGTGCCATGGAGGTTTTTGCCAAGCACCCGGGGATCAAGATGCTCGAAGACGGCCCCGTGACAACCAACTGGGATCGCGCCGAGTACCAGAAGGTCATGACCAGCCTGCTCGCCAAGCATGACAAGATCGACGCGGTCATGTCGGACTACGGCATCGGGTCGATGGGCGCTATCCGTGCCTATGAGATCGCCGGCGAGAAGCTCCCGCTCTGGACCACGCGTGATGGCAACGAGCTGGCCTGCTACTGGCAGGAAAACCACGACGCCAACCCCGATTTCGAGCTCTTCACCACCTCGGCCGGAACCTGGCTGACCCGCCTTGCCCTGCGCAAGGGCGTTGCCGCCGCCAACGACGTCGAGAACGACGAGCCGACGATCATCATCGACCCGGTGATCGACAACACCGCCAGCGAAGATGCGAAGTTCAACCCGGTCTGCGATCCTGAACTTCCGATGGGTGCCCATGTCTCGACCTTCACGATGACGAAGGACGAGATGCGCGCGATCTTCGAATAA
- a CDS encoding amidase yields the protein MHYSSITALARDISARKVSPVEVTQHMLNRIEALEPQLNAYVTVTAERALEQAATAEAEIAAGKYRGPLHGVPLSYKDILYTDFAKTTAGTRIHKDFRPGYTATVIQRLEAAGAVTLGKVKTTEQAYANHHPDVTAPSNPWNAGHWAGSSSSGSGVSVAAGLAFASLGSDTGGSIRFPAAANGVTGLKPTWGRTSRHGAFELAASLDHIGPFARSAEDAGLVLQAMAGADINDPTALTAPVPDYGAEAGQSIAGLRIGIDRAYISEGIDPANVAAIEEAARVLQSLGAVLVDVTVEDWKAAAKAWLPICAPETATAHEATFPSRRDDYGETLAALIDMGDGYSSREVARAHQTRLGFTAKLNALFRQVDLLLIPATIWRVPDLANWADYAEGDNSEFIRFTGPFDMSGSPTVTMPGGFDRNGLPVAVQLVAPKLCEGRLVRAGSAFQKATDWHLRQPPLAS from the coding sequence ATGCACTACAGCTCCATCACCGCCCTCGCCCGTGACATCTCAGCCCGCAAGGTCTCGCCGGTCGAAGTCACCCAGCATATGCTGAACCGGATCGAGGCGCTCGAGCCGCAACTGAATGCCTATGTCACCGTGACCGCGGAACGGGCGCTGGAGCAGGCCGCTACCGCCGAAGCGGAGATTGCCGCGGGGAAATACCGAGGTCCGCTGCACGGCGTGCCCCTGTCGTACAAAGACATCCTTTACACCGATTTCGCCAAAACCACCGCCGGCACCCGGATTCACAAGGATTTCCGTCCGGGCTACACCGCGACCGTCATTCAGCGGCTCGAGGCCGCTGGCGCCGTGACGCTGGGCAAGGTGAAGACCACCGAGCAGGCCTATGCCAATCACCATCCCGATGTGACCGCCCCGTCGAACCCCTGGAATGCCGGACACTGGGCGGGCTCCTCCTCCTCGGGCTCGGGCGTGTCGGTCGCGGCGGGGCTCGCCTTCGCCTCGCTCGGCTCCGACACCGGCGGCTCGATCCGCTTTCCTGCGGCGGCGAACGGGGTGACGGGCCTCAAGCCCACGTGGGGCCGGACCAGCCGCCACGGCGCCTTTGAACTGGCCGCCTCGCTCGATCACATCGGACCCTTCGCGCGCAGCGCGGAAGATGCCGGCCTCGTCCTGCAGGCCATGGCCGGCGCGGATATCAATGATCCCACGGCGCTCACCGCGCCGGTTCCGGACTACGGCGCCGAGGCCGGCCAGTCGATTGCCGGGCTGCGCATCGGCATCGACCGCGCCTATATCTCCGAGGGCATCGACCCCGCCAACGTGGCCGCCATCGAAGAGGCCGCGCGGGTGCTGCAATCCCTGGGCGCGGTTCTGGTCGACGTGACGGTCGAAGACTGGAAGGCCGCCGCCAAGGCCTGGCTACCGATCTGCGCCCCCGAGACCGCCACGGCACATGAGGCCACCTTCCCCTCCCGCCGCGATGACTATGGCGAGACCCTCGCCGCGCTCATCGACATGGGCGACGGCTACAGCTCGCGCGAGGTCGCCCGGGCCCATCAGACCCGGCTGGGGTTCACTGCCAAGCTGAATGCGCTCTTCCGGCAGGTCGATCTGCTGCTCATCCCCGCCACCATCTGGCGGGTTCCGGATCTCGCCAACTGGGCCGACTACGCCGAGGGCGACAACTCCGAATTCATCCGCTTCACCGGCCCCTTCGACATGTCGGGGTCACCCACCGTCACGATGCCAGGCGGCTTCGACCGAAACGGTCTGCCCGTCGCCGTGCAACTTGTCGCCCCGAAGCTCTGCGAAGGGCGGCTCGTGAGAGCCGGTTCGGCCTTCCAGAAAGCCACCGACTGGCACCTCCGGCAGCCTCCTCTCGCCTCCTGA
- a CDS encoding cysteine hydrolase family protein → MHKTDINPVMLERGRWNRDGRDQAFTEFDLSKTALLVVDMQRAYLDEGTCAEVPVAREIVPNVNAIAAALREAGGKVIFIQNTYDGSEPVVWTSFYHNLLGSPFSTDLVAALTPGNPLHDLAPQLDRQEGDLVVRKTRFSGFTPGTSRLNEELQANGIETVIVTGTLTNCCSEATARDAAQMNYDVIFVSDANATITDEEHNATLGNLYVVYADVVPTSEVLSLISANAA, encoded by the coding sequence ATGCACAAGACCGACATCAATCCCGTCATGCTCGAACGCGGCCGCTGGAACCGCGATGGCCGCGACCAGGCCTTCACCGAGTTCGACCTGAGCAAGACTGCGCTGCTGGTGGTCGACATGCAGCGCGCCTACCTCGACGAAGGCACCTGCGCCGAGGTGCCGGTGGCGCGCGAGATCGTGCCCAACGTCAACGCCATTGCCGCCGCACTGCGCGAGGCCGGTGGCAAGGTGATCTTCATCCAGAACACCTATGACGGCTCCGAGCCGGTGGTCTGGACCAGCTTCTACCACAATTTGCTGGGCAGCCCCTTCTCGACCGATCTCGTCGCCGCGCTAACGCCCGGCAACCCGCTGCATGACCTGGCCCCCCAACTCGACCGGCAGGAGGGCGATCTGGTTGTCCGCAAGACCCGCTTCTCCGGCTTCACCCCCGGCACCTCGCGACTGAACGAGGAACTGCAGGCGAACGGCATCGAGACGGTGATCGTCACCGGCACGCTGACCAACTGCTGCTCGGAAGCTACCGCCCGTGACGCGGCGCAGATGAACTACGACGTGATCTTCGTCTCGGATGCCAACGCCACGATAACCGACGAGGAGCACAACGCCACGCTCGGCAATCTCTATGTCGTCTACGCCGACGTGGTGCCCACCAGCGAGGTTCTGAGCCTCATCTCCGCGAACGCCGCCTGA
- a CDS encoding nitrile hydratase accessory protein, whose translation MDTRSIISALDPCRTDLTSLGQADVGAPGFGEPWHAQVFGLAMALAQAGVFSWAEWVETFSTEIRTHPQSGIETSEEAYYRQWSEALITLLRKTGAATDEEISETAEHWRRSYIATEHGKPIEFRRDLPNLPDIDDDHHHHHAPSTPAEPVSVSPAEA comes from the coding sequence ATGGACACGCGCAGTATCATCTCGGCGCTCGATCCCTGCCGCACCGACCTGACCTCTCTGGGACAGGCCGACGTCGGCGCCCCGGGCTTCGGCGAACCTTGGCACGCGCAGGTCTTCGGGCTTGCCATGGCGCTCGCGCAGGCCGGTGTGTTCAGCTGGGCGGAATGGGTCGAGACCTTCTCGACCGAGATCCGCACGCACCCGCAGAGCGGCATCGAGACCTCGGAAGAAGCCTATTACCGGCAATGGTCCGAGGCGCTGATCACCCTCCTGCGCAAGACCGGGGCGGCGACAGACGAGGAGATCTCCGAGACCGCTGAGCACTGGCGGCGCTCCTACATCGCCACCGAGCACGGCAAACCGATCGAATTTCGCCGCGACCTGCCGAACCTGCCCGACATCGACGATGACCACCATCACCACCATGCGCCGAGCACGCCGGCCGAGCCAGTCTCGGTAAGTCCCGCCGAGGCCTGA